The nucleotide window GAATCCACGAGGTACTGCGGCCTGCCACTGTGATCCGGCAGCGTGACCTTGCTCACGTCGATACCGAGCTGACGGTAAAGGGTGGCAAAAATCTCGCCAAAGGCCACCGGGCGGTCCGCAGGCTCCGCCGCATGCTTATCCGTCGAGCCGATGACCTGACCATGACGCATGCCGCCACAGGCGAGCAGCGCACTATTCACCCGTGGCCAGTGATCACGGCCCGCCTTGGGATTGATCGTCGGTGTGCGACCAAACTCTCCCCAGCAGATCACGCTCACATCTTGATCCATGCCACGCTCATGCAGATCGGTGATCAGCGCCGTGAGCCCTGCATCTAGCAGCGGCAGATCTTCACGGAGCTGGCCAAAATTGTTCGAGTGGTAGTCCCAGCGGCTGAATCCCAGCGTCACCACACGTGCCCCCGCCTCCACCAGCCTGCGAGCCGCCAGAAAGTGACTCGTCAGACGCGGCCCACCATCATCGCGATTGCGATTCTCTCCCTTGCCATAGCGCTCCACGATACGCGGGTCCTCCCGGCTCAAATCGAGTGCATGGAGCAGTTTCGGGCTCGTCAGCACATCCAGCGCCTGCTGGTGAAACACATCCACCCCGCCGATCAACCCACTCGCGTCCATATCACGGCGCAGCGTGTCAAAACTGGCCAGCAGCGCCTTGCGATCATGCAGCCGATCCAGCGAGATGTTTTTCAGTTCCATATCACCCGTGCCGCCCTCACGATTTGGCTGAAAAGGTGCATTCGAGACACCTGTAAAGCCCG belongs to Verrucomicrobiaceae bacterium and includes:
- a CDS encoding DUF1501 domain-containing protein, which codes for MLSIRSSSVHQGFCDGVSRRDFLRVGGLAMGGLSLTDLLRAESATKAGSRHKAVIMVFLPGGPPHQDMWDMKPDAPAEIRGEFKPISTNVPGIQLCEHLPRLARMMDRSSLIRSIHDSEGRHDAFQCLTGRATKQQPPGGWPSMGACVSRLLGGVTPSMPSFVGLSPKMGHMPWADNGAAGFTGVSNAPFQPNREGGTGDMELKNISLDRLHDRKALLASFDTLRRDMDASGLIGGVDVFHQQALDVLTSPKLLHALDLSREDPRIVERYGKGENRNRDDGGPRLTSHFLAARRLVEAGARVVTLGFSRWDYHSNNFGQLREDLPLLDAGLTALITDLHERGMDQDVSVICWGEFGRTPTINPKAGRDHWPRVNSALLACGGMRHGQVIGSTDKHAAEPADRPVAFGEIFATLYRQLGIDVSKVTLPDHSGRPQYLVDSHLPMAELI